A single region of the Jatrophihabitans sp. GAS493 genome encodes:
- a CDS encoding ABC transporter substrate-binding protein — translation MKKRSRSLTVVAGVAAIVLTISACASDKSSSSSGGSGSSSGTIKVGVVLPFSGVQATIAGLEGQGVQTAIDEINAKGGIKGQKLEMVKADDQLSATQAATVMRDLNSKGVKLAVGGQTSDLCKAEAQAANRFGIIFIGAHCTSKTLVNPPVSPNFWMTGQLDTDLTRANGQALAALFPNVQTWDVFAYDQSVTRGFWTQTRDEISKVTGKEVVTNKEVYVPATATDFKTQLSAIASSQTGTKETRGLFLGVYGAGTTSFIQQARPLGLLDDYAVMAQTGVYWSTAVSLKGTAPPIYDVHEYFYSCQNNPTNTAFIADFKKVAGQLPDTGAYQGYMAIEMLSAAIAKAGSGDPTAVGKAMPGISAMTPTGETMTMDGTSHHADGPITTALLSGDTSAPENVSVTDCKTVLSSAIK, via the coding sequence ATGAAGAAACGCTCTCGTAGTCTGACGGTCGTTGCCGGAGTGGCCGCGATCGTCCTGACAATCTCAGCTTGTGCTAGCGACAAGAGCAGTAGCTCATCCGGCGGCTCAGGCTCCAGCAGTGGCACGATCAAGGTCGGCGTCGTCCTTCCGTTCTCCGGGGTTCAGGCCACGATCGCCGGCCTCGAGGGCCAGGGCGTGCAGACGGCGATCGACGAGATCAATGCCAAGGGTGGCATCAAGGGTCAGAAGCTGGAGATGGTCAAGGCCGACGACCAGCTGAGCGCGACCCAGGCCGCGACTGTCATGCGCGACCTCAACTCCAAGGGCGTGAAGCTCGCGGTGGGTGGGCAGACCAGTGACCTCTGCAAGGCGGAGGCGCAGGCGGCCAATCGCTTCGGCATCATCTTCATCGGGGCCCACTGCACATCTAAGACGCTGGTGAACCCGCCCGTCTCGCCCAACTTCTGGATGACCGGCCAACTCGACACCGACCTCACTCGGGCCAACGGGCAGGCGCTCGCCGCGCTCTTCCCGAACGTCCAGACGTGGGATGTCTTCGCCTACGACCAGTCCGTGACCCGTGGCTTCTGGACCCAGACGCGGGACGAGATCTCCAAGGTGACCGGCAAGGAGGTCGTCACCAATAAAGAGGTGTATGTGCCCGCAACGGCCACCGACTTCAAGACTCAGCTCTCGGCCATCGCCAGCAGCCAGACCGGCACCAAGGAGACCCGCGGCCTCTTCCTCGGCGTCTACGGCGCCGGAACCACGAGCTTCATCCAGCAGGCCCGTCCGCTCGGTCTCCTCGACGACTACGCGGTCATGGCCCAGACCGGCGTCTACTGGAGCACCGCTGTGTCGCTGAAGGGGACCGCGCCGCCGATCTACGACGTGCACGAGTACTTCTACAGCTGCCAGAACAACCCGACGAACACGGCCTTCATCGCCGACTTCAAGAAGGTGGCCGGACAGCTGCCGGACACGGGTGCCTACCAGGGCTACATGGCCATCGAGATGCTCTCCGCGGCCATCGCCAAGGCCGGCAGCGGCGACCCGACCGCGGTCGGGAAGGCCATGCCGGGCATCTCGGCCATGACGCCGACCGGAGAGACCATGACGATGGACGGCACCAGCCACCACGCGGACGGTCCGATCACCACGGCGCTGCTGTCGGGCGACACCAGTGCGCCGGAGAACGTGTCGGTCACGGACTGCAAGACGGTCCTCAGTTCAGCCATCAAGTAA
- a CDS encoding DUF3237 domain-containing protein, which yields MDLEPLCRFTAYLNRPEMVADTPRGRRLIGPIVRAELTGDRFHATQAGTSAADWLVMGPDGTTFIDVRIAFRTDDGARLFMSYLGRADWSGGVMSAPVFSTPVFETAHPDYAWLNRVLCVGKGSVFEGGAEYELAVLR from the coding sequence GTGGATCTCGAACCGCTTTGCCGTTTCACCGCCTACTTGAATCGACCGGAGATGGTGGCTGACACGCCACGGGGTCGCCGCCTCATCGGGCCGATCGTTCGGGCCGAACTCACCGGCGATAGATTTCACGCCACCCAGGCCGGGACCTCAGCCGCCGACTGGCTGGTGATGGGTCCGGACGGAACCACCTTCATCGACGTGCGGATCGCATTCCGCACCGACGACGGCGCCCGCCTCTTCATGAGCTACCTCGGTCGGGCCGACTGGTCGGGCGGCGTGATGAGCGCACCCGTCTTCTCCACGCCCGTCTTCGAGACGGCGCACCCGGACTACGCGTGGCTGAATCGCGTTCTCTGCGTCGGAAAGGGGAGCGTCTTCGAAGGCGGCGCCGAGTACGAGCTCGCGGTCCTGCGATGA
- a CDS encoding thiolase family protein: protein MRKTVVSGVGMTPFGRYPDRSIKDLASEAINAALADAEVGLDDIQAVFFGNATAGVTTGQECIRGETVMHHMGAGALPVNNVENACASGANALHLAWSSVAGGQYDTVLAVGAEKLFFEDKTKSFMAFMGGMDIDFQDFGEGAGVTRSPFIDRYAKVADLLINERGVTPEAFATVAAKAHANGVLNPMAQRRTPRTVAEIMASRSVLGPLTVLMCSPIGDGAAAAVVTAVRGRGGERDVAILASQLRSLPAQTHGPSDSHELSARAAFEQAGLGPQDIDFAEVHDATSPGEIVSWAESGLCPPGEEQKWALTNHTALGGAMPVNPSGGLVARGHPIGATGMAQVYEVVQQLRGDAGARQVAGAQRAFAQCGGGLIRASTAVSCAHVFER, encoded by the coding sequence ATGCGGAAAACAGTGGTGAGTGGGGTCGGAATGACCCCGTTCGGGCGTTACCCCGACCGCAGCATCAAAGACCTGGCCAGTGAGGCGATCAACGCAGCTCTGGCCGACGCAGAGGTCGGGCTGGACGACATTCAGGCTGTCTTCTTCGGCAATGCCACCGCCGGTGTAACCACCGGCCAGGAGTGCATCCGTGGCGAGACCGTCATGCACCACATGGGCGCCGGCGCGCTGCCGGTGAACAACGTGGAGAACGCCTGCGCCTCAGGCGCCAATGCGCTGCACCTGGCCTGGAGCAGCGTGGCCGGTGGCCAGTACGACACTGTCCTCGCAGTCGGGGCGGAGAAGCTCTTCTTCGAGGACAAGACGAAGAGCTTCATGGCCTTCATGGGCGGCATGGACATCGACTTCCAGGACTTCGGAGAGGGGGCCGGTGTCACCCGCAGCCCCTTTATCGATCGATACGCCAAGGTCGCCGACCTGCTGATCAACGAACGGGGCGTCACTCCGGAGGCCTTCGCGACGGTGGCGGCGAAGGCTCACGCCAATGGCGTCCTCAACCCGATGGCCCAGCGCCGGACCCCGCGCACGGTGGCGGAGATCATGGCCTCCCGTTCGGTGCTCGGCCCGCTGACCGTCCTCATGTGCTCACCGATCGGTGACGGCGCGGCGGCCGCCGTGGTCACCGCGGTCCGTGGCCGCGGCGGGGAGCGCGACGTCGCGATCCTGGCCTCGCAACTGCGCTCGCTGCCGGCCCAGACGCACGGGCCCTCCGATTCACACGAACTGTCGGCTCGCGCCGCCTTCGAGCAGGCCGGTCTCGGTCCGCAGGACATCGACTTCGCCGAGGTGCATGACGCCACCTCACCGGGCGAGATCGTCTCCTGGGCCGAGTCCGGACTCTGCCCGCCGGGCGAGGAGCAGAAGTGGGCCCTCACCAACCACACAGCACTCGGCGGCGCGATGCCGGTGAACCCGTCCGGTGGACTCGTGGCCCGGGGGCATCCGATCGGGGCAACCGGGATGGCCCAGGTCTATGAGGTCGTCCAGCAGTTGCGCGGGGACGCCGGCGCCCGTCAGGTCGCCGGCGCTCAGCGTGCCTTCGCCCAGTGCGGTGGTGGCCTGATCCGGGCCAGCACCGCCGTCTCCTGTGCCCATGTCTTCGAAAGGTAG
- a CDS encoding ABC transporter ATP-binding protein — MTDVLLQLATVSKSYRGVPAVSDVDLEVRAGERLAIIGPNGAGKSTLFGMMAGEHRPTSGRVLFGGRDVTGWVPSRRSTAGISRTFQVARLFDSMSVRENMMVAALSARRRPHAWDAFSRHRRAEKTVDELLAQTGLEALADSGTATLAQGARKSLELIMAIAQEPRVLLLDEPTAGMSYDDARSAVTLLNELLDARPELTIVLTAHDMDVIHRVARRVVLMARGRVVLEGTPAEVAAHETTRELYLGRQKGTVQA, encoded by the coding sequence ATGACCGACGTTCTGCTACAGCTGGCTACGGTCTCGAAGAGCTACCGAGGTGTGCCCGCGGTCTCCGACGTCGACCTGGAGGTACGGGCCGGTGAACGCTTGGCCATCATCGGACCCAACGGTGCCGGCAAGTCGACCCTCTTCGGCATGATGGCCGGCGAGCACCGCCCGACCAGCGGACGGGTGCTCTTCGGAGGGCGGGACGTCACCGGGTGGGTTCCCTCGCGACGCAGTACGGCCGGAATCAGCCGTACCTTTCAGGTGGCTCGCCTCTTCGACTCGATGTCGGTGCGCGAGAACATGATGGTTGCCGCGCTCTCGGCCCGCCGCCGGCCGCACGCCTGGGACGCGTTCTCCCGCCATCGTCGCGCCGAGAAGACGGTCGACGAATTGCTGGCTCAGACCGGCCTGGAGGCGCTGGCCGACTCAGGCACGGCGACCCTGGCTCAAGGAGCCCGCAAGAGTCTGGAGCTCATCATGGCCATCGCGCAGGAACCCCGTGTCCTGCTGCTGGACGAGCCGACCGCCGGCATGTCCTACGACGACGCCCGCTCGGCGGTGACCCTGCTCAACGAACTACTGGATGCCCGTCCGGAACTCACGATCGTGCTCACTGCGCACGACATGGACGTGATCCACCGGGTCGCCCGGCGCGTCGTGCTGATGGCCCGGGGACGGGTCGTGCTGGAGGGGACACCGGCTGAGGTCGCGGCGCATGAAACCACTCGTGAGCTCTACCTCGGTCGGCAGAAGGGCACGGTGCAAGCATGA
- a CDS encoding EthD domain-containing protein, which translates to MSAASGTAQVKLLFCLRRRADLTREEFQEYWQGSHGKLGVELADDLGFIRYVQSHTLSAPLNDALQASRSAPPAYDGVVELWFESVEAVERTFSTPKGRAAARRLVEDESNFVDVSASPIFLVSEHGMYEKPL; encoded by the coding sequence ATGAGCGCAGCGAGCGGAACCGCTCAGGTGAAGCTGCTCTTCTGCCTGCGTCGCCGGGCTGACCTGACCCGCGAGGAGTTTCAGGAGTATTGGCAAGGGAGCCATGGGAAACTCGGGGTGGAGCTGGCTGATGACCTCGGCTTCATCCGGTACGTGCAGTCGCACACGCTCTCCGCGCCGCTGAACGATGCGCTGCAGGCGTCGCGAAGCGCCCCGCCGGCCTATGACGGTGTGGTCGAGCTCTGGTTCGAGAGTGTCGAAGCGGTGGAGCGCACGTTCTCGACCCCGAAGGGGCGTGCCGCAGCCCGTCGACTCGTCGAGGATGAGTCGAATTTCGTTGATGTTTCGGCGTCGCCCATCTTCCTGGTGTCGGAGCACGGCATGTATGAGAAGCCGCTCTGA
- a CDS encoding DUF3237 domain-containing protein, which translates to MELVPFCTYTASVLKPDFVGDTPAGTRMIVGIRDARWEGAGFQAGQRGESAADWLLMAPDGTASPNVRMSLRTDDGAFVYVEYHGRADWSAGSGSAPVYISVGFEIEDERYAWMNKVQFVGKGGLADGGVRYDIYSLR; encoded by the coding sequence ATGGAACTAGTACCGTTCTGCACCTACACGGCCTCCGTTCTCAAGCCCGACTTCGTCGGGGACACCCCAGCCGGCACGCGCATGATCGTCGGCATTCGCGATGCGCGCTGGGAGGGCGCCGGCTTCCAGGCCGGGCAGCGCGGCGAATCAGCGGCCGACTGGCTGCTGATGGCGCCCGACGGCACCGCCAGCCCCAACGTCCGGATGTCACTGCGCACAGACGACGGCGCCTTCGTCTACGTCGAATACCACGGGCGGGCCGACTGGTCGGCCGGATCGGGCTCGGCGCCGGTCTACATCTCGGTCGGCTTCGAGATCGAGGACGAGCGCTATGCCTGGATGAACAAGGTGCAGTTCGTCGGCAAGGGCGGTCTGGCCGACGGTGGCGTCCGCTACGACATCTACTCGCTGCGGTAG
- a CDS encoding TIGR03617 family F420-dependent LLM class oxidoreductase translates to MHIDVTLMEKDLRRAGELAAGAEAAGHSGVWCTEAGVDPFLQAYEAVRSTEKLQVGTAIAVALARTPMTVAYSAWGLAHASQGRFALGLGSQVKAHIERRYSMPWINPTAQMREFVLATRAIFSSWRTGERLNFEGEFYRHTLMSPFWVPAPHEYEIPILLAAVGPRMMQMAGEVADGVLLHTFTTPQYLEKVAYPAIAAGSQTAGRDPLALQLSIPLFMAMGDTEEELSAMRADVARQLAFYASTPAYRPVLELAGYDGLQPELTKLSKEGRWSDMTDLVDDELIDLFSISGTPEQMPDLARAHLGDRVGRVTSYFGWPVSDPDRLSAILASFTTKKGAA, encoded by the coding sequence ATGCACATCGACGTGACGCTTATGGAGAAGGACCTGCGCCGAGCCGGTGAGCTCGCGGCGGGTGCCGAGGCGGCCGGGCACTCCGGGGTCTGGTGCACCGAAGCCGGCGTCGACCCGTTCCTGCAGGCCTACGAAGCGGTCCGCTCGACGGAGAAGCTGCAGGTCGGCACGGCGATCGCGGTGGCTCTGGCCCGCACCCCGATGACTGTGGCCTACAGCGCCTGGGGCCTGGCCCACGCCTCGCAGGGGCGGTTCGCCCTGGGATTGGGCAGCCAGGTGAAGGCCCACATCGAACGTCGCTACTCGATGCCGTGGATCAACCCGACCGCCCAGATGCGCGAGTTCGTGCTGGCCACCCGCGCGATCTTCAGCTCATGGCGCACCGGCGAGCGCCTGAACTTCGAGGGCGAGTTCTACCGGCACACGCTGATGAGCCCGTTCTGGGTGCCGGCCCCGCACGAGTACGAGATTCCGATCCTGCTCGCGGCGGTCGGCCCGCGGATGATGCAGATGGCCGGCGAGGTGGCCGACGGGGTGCTGCTGCACACCTTCACCACGCCGCAGTATCTCGAGAAGGTCGCCTACCCGGCGATCGCGGCTGGGAGCCAGACGGCCGGTCGCGACCCGCTCGCGCTGCAGCTCTCCATCCCGCTCTTCATGGCGATGGGGGACACCGAGGAGGAGCTGTCGGCCATGCGGGCGGATGTGGCTCGCCAGCTTGCCTTCTACGCCTCGACTCCCGCCTACCGTCCCGTGCTCGAACTGGCCGGCTACGACGGCCTCCAGCCGGAACTCACGAAGCTGTCCAAAGAGGGGCGCTGGAGCGACATGACAGACCTGGTCGATGACGAACTCATCGATCTGTTTTCCATCTCCGGAACTCCGGAACAGATGCCCGACCTAGCCCGTGCGCACCTCGGTGACCGGGTTGGGCGGGTCACCTCGTACTTCGGCTGGCCGGTATCCGACCCGGATCGCCTCTCCGCGATTCTCGCGAGTTTTACAACCAAGAAGGGTGCAGCATGA
- a CDS encoding TetR/AcrR family transcriptional regulator, translated as MAQTGSTKTGRRAPAPSKRTNGNGQARYDEIVQIAGALFAERGFLATTIRDIADAANILSGSLYYHFSSKESIADELLKSYWNELLSMYDKIVASKKEPTETVRELLGASILMLEKHEYAVRMILNDWAYLTGVLPYLEENMVTIRRIWTTQLRNGAKSGQFRSSLDPNLTYRTIMGSISGAGRWFEASGKVTTTQLAQEMADLFLLGLQPSEPAK; from the coding sequence ATGGCACAGACCGGCAGCACCAAGACGGGCCGGCGCGCACCAGCGCCGTCCAAACGCACCAACGGCAACGGCCAGGCGCGCTACGACGAGATCGTCCAGATCGCCGGGGCGCTCTTCGCCGAGCGCGGCTTTCTCGCGACGACCATCCGCGACATCGCCGACGCGGCGAACATTCTCTCCGGAAGTCTCTACTATCACTTCTCGTCGAAGGAGTCGATCGCCGACGAGCTGCTCAAGTCCTACTGGAACGAGCTGCTGAGCATGTACGACAAGATCGTCGCGTCGAAGAAGGAGCCGACGGAGACGGTCCGCGAGCTCCTCGGCGCGTCGATCCTCATGCTCGAGAAGCACGAGTACGCCGTCCGGATGATCCTCAACGACTGGGCCTACCTCACCGGCGTGCTGCCCTACCTCGAAGAGAACATGGTGACGATCCGGCGCATCTGGACCACTCAACTGCGCAACGGAGCCAAGTCCGGCCAGTTCCGCTCGAGTCTCGACCCGAACCTGACCTACCGCACGATCATGGGCTCGATCTCGGGCGCCGGCCGGTGGTTCGAGGCCAGCGGCAAGGTGACGACGACGCAACTCGCGCAGGAGATGGCCGATCTCTTCCTGCTGGGACTGCAGCCGTCCG
- a CDS encoding cyclase family protein, translated as MRPKYSELPLLPDTDLRHAWDYFGDGDALGTLNLLTEQRRRAAATLARQGRTVNLSLPLTEPAAAPFGRLALQHEVFRTSSFSWDDRITRLDMQASSQWDGLLHVQHRTYGFYGGRQSGPEPFDKLGIQRWVEHGIVGRGVLLDLETYYREAGEEFDPLQPTAVPPEDLLRVAEAQGVELREGDILCLRFGWLAAHARADQSSADGTGSAESADMATSTDAASSSAGTAEAHGAGLHAGVETARFLWDLGVAAVACDNPAVEVQPGSRDVGYLHHRLLTMLGMPLGELFALDELADECRASGNWDFLFMSAPLNVPGAIGSPANALALL; from the coding sequence ATGCGCCCGAAGTACAGCGAACTTCCCCTCCTACCCGACACCGATCTGCGGCACGCGTGGGACTACTTCGGCGACGGCGATGCACTCGGCACCCTCAACCTGCTCACCGAGCAGCGGCGGCGTGCGGCTGCCACACTCGCCCGCCAGGGGAGGACGGTGAACCTCTCGCTCCCCCTCACTGAACCGGCCGCGGCCCCCTTCGGACGACTGGCCCTGCAGCACGAGGTGTTCCGTACCAGCAGCTTCAGCTGGGATGACCGCATCACCCGTCTGGACATGCAGGCCTCGAGCCAGTGGGACGGCCTGCTGCACGTTCAGCACCGCACCTACGGCTTCTACGGCGGACGCCAGTCCGGGCCGGAACCCTTTGACAAATTGGGGATTCAACGCTGGGTTGAGCACGGCATCGTCGGCCGCGGCGTCCTGCTCGACCTGGAGACGTACTACCGCGAGGCCGGGGAAGAGTTCGACCCACTGCAGCCGACCGCTGTTCCGCCCGAGGATCTCCTGCGGGTAGCCGAGGCGCAGGGCGTCGAGCTACGCGAAGGGGACATCCTCTGCCTGCGCTTCGGCTGGCTGGCTGCCCACGCCCGGGCCGACCAGTCCAGTGCTGACGGCACCGGCAGCGCGGAGAGCGCCGACATGGCAACTTCTACAGATGCCGCCAGCAGCTCCGCCGGGACGGCCGAGGCGCACGGCGCCGGGCTCCACGCCGGAGTCGAGACGGCCCGCTTCCTCTGGGACCTGGGCGTGGCCGCGGTTGCCTGCGACAACCCGGCGGTCGAGGTCCAGCCGGGAAGCCGGGACGTCGGCTATCTGCACCACCGACTACTCACGATGCTCGGCATGCCGCTGGGCGAGCTCTTCGCACTCGACGAGCTGGCCGACGAGTGCCGGGCCAGCGGAAACTGGGACTTCCTCTTCATGTCCGCACCGCTCAACGTCCCCGGGGCCATTGGCTCCCCAGCCAACGCGCTGGCCCTGCTGTGA
- a CDS encoding nuclear transport factor 2 family protein, with amino-acid sequence MNTEELSDREELRDLVQAYCQSIDRGDAEAVGELFVGDGVFVTSTGRNGTATGRPAIVARVELLISTFAATSHHVTSTSFVFTGKDIVELESYLYAWHRFREQRPDGYLWARYVDTAVRTTAGWRLQSRTLKVVGEVDFPFGWVPYRSE; translated from the coding sequence ATGAACACTGAAGAACTCAGCGATCGCGAGGAACTGCGCGATCTCGTCCAGGCCTACTGCCAGAGCATCGACCGCGGGGACGCCGAGGCGGTAGGCGAACTCTTCGTCGGCGATGGAGTCTTCGTCACCTCCACCGGACGCAACGGCACGGCGACCGGGCGGCCGGCCATCGTTGCCCGGGTCGAACTGCTCATCTCAACCTTCGCCGCGACCAGCCATCACGTGACGTCAACCAGTTTCGTGTTCACCGGTAAGGACATCGTCGAGTTGGAGTCGTATCTCTACGCGTGGCATCGGTTCCGGGAGCAGCGTCCCGACGGCTATCTCTGGGCTCGCTACGTCGACACCGCGGTGCGCACGACCGCAGGCTGGCGCCTGCAGTCGCGCACACTCAAGGTGGTCGGCGAGGTGGACTTCCCGTTCGGCTGGGTGCCCTACCGCAGCGAGTAG
- a CDS encoding branched-chain amino acid ABC transporter permease translates to MNALLPAIVAGTAQGVPIFVIASGLTLIYGVMHVLNFAHGAFFLVGAYVVTTVLRGSSMWAFFLAALIAGVVVMAVGIVCEVVVFRRLYKAGPLVGFLGAFALFLTIGGLAVHIWGNNPRTVAYPDGLGGSISIAGSRIAVYDLVVVGVGLLIAVALWGLLTHTSIGVRVRALSHDRAMASALGIRAPRVGTLVFAIGSFLAGIAGALITPVTSIDTSLSASYLIPAFIVVIVGGLGSVPGALVAAVALGVIDSLLFRYVPALGGFSYYLLVAVILMVRPQGLFGRTSRTTQIAR, encoded by the coding sequence ATGAATGCCTTGTTACCGGCCATTGTGGCCGGCACCGCCCAAGGGGTCCCGATCTTCGTGATCGCAAGCGGGTTGACCCTGATCTACGGGGTGATGCACGTGCTCAACTTCGCCCACGGTGCCTTCTTCCTCGTCGGTGCCTACGTGGTGACGACGGTGTTGCGCGGTAGCAGCATGTGGGCTTTCTTTCTGGCGGCTCTCATCGCGGGTGTGGTGGTGATGGCCGTCGGCATAGTCTGCGAAGTGGTCGTCTTCCGCCGCCTCTACAAGGCGGGCCCACTCGTCGGTTTCCTCGGGGCATTCGCCCTCTTCCTGACCATCGGCGGGCTGGCGGTCCATATCTGGGGCAACAATCCCCGTACGGTCGCCTACCCCGACGGGCTGGGGGGCTCCATCTCGATCGCCGGGTCCCGCATCGCCGTCTACGACTTGGTCGTGGTCGGAGTCGGGCTGCTCATTGCGGTAGCCCTCTGGGGGTTGCTCACCCACACCTCCATCGGGGTCCGGGTCCGGGCCCTCTCACATGACCGGGCCATGGCCTCGGCGCTGGGCATCCGGGCCCCGCGCGTCGGCACGCTTGTCTTCGCCATCGGTTCCTTCCTGGCCGGTATCGCCGGAGCCCTCATCACGCCGGTCACCTCTATCGACACCAGCCTCAGCGCCTCCTACCTGATCCCGGCGTTCATCGTCGTGATCGTCGGCGGCCTCGGTTCGGTTCCCGGGGCGCTGGTGGCAGCGGTCGCCCTGGGCGTCATCGACAGCCTGCTCTTCCGCTACGTCCCCGCTCTCGGAGGCTTCAGCTACTACCTCCTCGTTGCGGTGATCCTGATGGTCCGGCCACAGGGACTCTTTGGCCGCACCTCTCGTACAACCCAGATTGCACGGTGA
- a CDS encoding branched-chain amino acid ABC transporter permease, protein MPEQARGSAVRALTQSTAYRMGRVGGLHVLAGFIVLAVVVPHLATGTYLFTWATAMIWAVFALSTNVLFGWSGLLSFGQTAFFGLGAYTLAVVHEKAPGVDALVLLVIAAAVAAIIGAVFALMALRSSGAEFAVLTLVLAQVFWLLTYRVAGLHGDDGFAGLTDIKVGGTTLLSDLDIWYYIVMIAMVCAWLLWLLHGSTLGTAMRAVRDDAHRAAALGIRVRRVQVLAFAIGAAGSAVAGGLLAQQQGVVSPSVLSLTISGEVLVACLVGGLRIFGGPIVGAVVLILAEQALSGVTTDSTVFVGVFLLIIVLALPSGLTSLPARWRAAWTGRRHGSRSPAASPPATPGSIAGSPRVQVERESVS, encoded by the coding sequence ATGCCAGAGCAGGCTCGCGGCAGCGCAGTGCGTGCGTTGACGCAATCAACGGCCTACCGAATGGGCCGCGTCGGCGGACTGCACGTCCTGGCCGGCTTCATCGTGCTGGCGGTCGTCGTGCCCCACCTGGCGACCGGTACGTATCTCTTCACCTGGGCCACCGCCATGATCTGGGCCGTCTTCGCCCTCTCCACCAATGTGCTTTTCGGATGGTCGGGCCTGCTGTCGTTCGGGCAGACGGCCTTCTTCGGGCTCGGGGCCTATACCCTGGCCGTCGTCCACGAGAAGGCACCCGGGGTGGATGCCCTGGTGTTGCTGGTCATCGCCGCGGCGGTGGCCGCGATCATCGGCGCGGTCTTCGCGTTGATGGCGCTCCGCAGCAGCGGCGCCGAATTCGCCGTGCTGACCCTGGTTCTGGCCCAGGTCTTCTGGCTGCTGACCTACCGGGTCGCCGGACTGCACGGCGACGACGGGTTCGCCGGCCTCACCGACATCAAGGTGGGCGGAACGACGCTGCTGTCCGACCTCGACATCTGGTACTACATCGTGATGATCGCGATGGTCTGTGCATGGCTGCTGTGGCTGCTGCACGGATCGACGCTGGGCACCGCGATGCGAGCGGTCCGCGACGATGCCCATCGGGCCGCCGCGCTAGGCATCCGGGTTCGCCGGGTGCAGGTCCTCGCCTTCGCCATCGGGGCGGCCGGCTCCGCCGTTGCCGGTGGACTGCTCGCGCAGCAGCAGGGCGTGGTCAGCCCGTCCGTGCTCTCGCTGACCATCTCCGGTGAGGTGTTGGTGGCCTGCCTCGTCGGCGGCCTGCGCATCTTCGGTGGCCCGATCGTTGGGGCCGTAGTGCTGATTCTGGCCGAGCAGGCTCTCAGTGGGGTCACCACCGACTCGACCGTCTTCGTCGGCGTTTTCCTCTTGATCATCGTGCTGGCCCTGCCGTCCGGGCTCACCTCGCTGCCCGCCCGCTGGCGCGCCGCCTGGACGGGACGGCGCCATGGATCGCGCTCTCCCGCCGCATCGCCTCCGGCTACCCCCGGTTCGATCGCCGGATCTCCCCGTGTCCAGGTAGAGCGGGAGAGCGTGTCATGA
- a CDS encoding ABC transporter ATP-binding protein codes for MSDEAVQSESVETMLSLESVDAWYRSAQALFGVSLSVGEGEVVGLLGRNGAGKSSTFNAIMGLEVRRRGLISAVGRSLDGMSTDAIARLGVSWVPEDRRIFPGLTVRENIELARFAANGRGLVTVDELADALPLLGPLLGKQGNHLSGGEQQLVAVARALVPRPRVLLLDEPTEGLAPLVVDELASAIATLPRNFGVSVLLAEQNLDFVIELSDRVYVLETGRIVHASTTKELAADAEAQHRLLTIGAG; via the coding sequence ATGAGCGACGAAGCGGTGCAGAGCGAGAGCGTCGAGACGATGCTCAGCCTGGAGAGCGTCGATGCCTGGTACCGCTCGGCGCAGGCGCTCTTCGGGGTGAGCCTCTCCGTCGGCGAGGGCGAGGTGGTCGGGCTGCTTGGACGAAACGGTGCCGGCAAGAGCTCCACTTTCAACGCGATCATGGGCCTCGAAGTACGCCGACGCGGACTCATCTCGGCCGTCGGGCGTTCGCTCGACGGGATGTCCACCGACGCGATCGCCCGGCTCGGAGTGAGCTGGGTGCCGGAGGATCGCCGTATCTTCCCCGGGCTCACCGTTCGCGAGAACATCGAACTGGCCCGCTTCGCGGCCAACGGTCGAGGCCTCGTCACGGTTGACGAACTAGCCGATGCGCTACCGCTGCTGGGTCCGTTGCTCGGCAAGCAGGGCAACCACCTCAGCGGGGGAGAGCAGCAACTGGTGGCGGTGGCCCGTGCTCTCGTCCCGCGCCCACGGGTGCTACTGCTCGACGAGCCGACCGAGGGACTGGCGCCATTGGTAGTCGATGAACTGGCGTCGGCGATCGCTACGCTGCCTCGGAACTTCGGCGTCTCGGTGCTGCTGGCTGAGCAGAATCTGGATTTTGTAATCGAGCTCAGCGACCGGGTCTACGTGCTGGAGACGGGGCGGATCGTCCACGCATCAACCACCAAGGAACTAGCAGCCGACGCCGAGGCACAGCACAGATTACTCACAATTGGCGCCGGATAA